Part of the Zingiber officinale cultivar Zhangliang chromosome 8A, Zo_v1.1, whole genome shotgun sequence genome, TCCGGACCAGAACAATGTCTTTCCGGTGGCATCAACATCAAGGCGCAAGCTACAGCAAATAACACACTAGTTGCAATCCCACACAAGCACACTAGCGTAAAGAGGGAAAAGCCAGCTCCACTCGACGCAATCCTACCTTATTGTGCAAACCGACTTTTTCAGTGCGACAAGAGAGACCATGATGAAACATAACGTCAAACTGATGCTGAAAAATCCCATTTCTCCTGCATTGCAATAAGTAGAGGATTCAGTATTTTATGAATTAAAATGTTTTAGGTGGAGCCGCAAGCAAGAACGAATGGCTGACTCATGAAATTTCAGTCGTCCTCACTTCTCTACCATGTTACACCCATCTTTACTCTGTTTCTCCTCACGAATGGAAATTTGATCTAAGAAATATTCCCCTTTTTTCGGATTTTCTTAGTTTTGTTATTGGGTTTTCTGCATTCGAATGTCTTTAGCAACGCGTAGAAATAGGAAAAAGTATATGCATCCAAATACTTACAGTAGGGAACAATCTTCCACTGCTGGTTATGACCCTTGAGCCACTCCCAAAGCACAACGGTGGTTCCATCTCGGACTCCGCCATGGTCCTTGTCGCCATGGAAAGCGTCGAAGTTCAGCCCAATGTTGTTTATCATTCTTATGCAGCGGAAGCCGTTGCCTGTATCCCCGCTCTCGGCCCACAGCACGGACTCATCGAGGTAGTCAGGATTGTATGGAACAAGCCGAACCTGCAACGGATCTCAGTTTGGGGGAACAAAAGATAAATAGATTGTCTTCAAAGATTAAAAGAAGAAATTATCTCGCCCAAAATAGCGTCTAGGAGAAGAAAATTATTCGAGATGCAATCTTACAGGATGTGTAGCTCCAATGGAGTGTTTCACGGCTTCTCCGGTGGCCTTGTTAATGAGGCAAAAGCTTGGGAACCCTTCTTGATCTTTCACCTTGGTGCTGTACCTCATATCTTTGATCCAGTGCTGCGAGCAAAAACAGTAAGACAAGCCCTAAGATCTAGATGTAGGAATTTAGCTCAAGATCTGGATGCCAAAGGAGAAACAAAAAGAGGGCAAAAAATTAGATTGCGGTTTGGGATCCATGCCTGATACTGATCGCTGGGATCGTTACGGACGAGGACCACTTTCCCATCCCTGATGGAGAGGGAGTAATTTTCATCCGCCCTGGTGAAGATCCTCACCGTCGGCTGCTGTAGTTTCGAAGGCTCCTCCACCCGGCCGCCATGGCCTCCGGTTGGACAGCCTCCAGAAGAGTACGATGGGGGTCGGTCATAGTTATGCTCGCCGCCATGATGACCGAAAGAGTGAGGGCGGGGCTCGCCATAGCCGCCCCCACCTTCGTGCGCCACGTGCTGGACAGGCGGGAAGTTGGGGCGGCCGTACTCATCCCCAGATCCAGTTCCTCCTCCGTAGTATCCGGAAGAGGGAGGAGGGTGAGGTTGATGCTCGCCGTAGCCGGATCCACCATGATGCGGGACGTTCTGGACAGGAGGGTAGGCGGGGCGGCGGCCTTCCTCCTCTCCGCCATAGAAGGAGGGAGGCTGGTGGCCGTGGCTATGTCCGGGGCCGTGGTGATGGCCAGGAGGCGGGTAGGGCTGTTCCTCGTCGTCGTTGTCGCGTCGGTGGTGGTGGCCGAAGGGGAACTCCATGGGAGACGAAGCGGATCGCAACAAACCGGTATGCAACGACAAGGATAGATGCTTTTCGGTATATAGCGCAGAAGGGTCGCATAAAAAATTCCTAGAAAGGGTCCCGCGCGAGAAAAACGAGAGCGTCTCAATGAATCGTGGAGCGCAACGATATTTACGCGGGATGACGCGTCGAATGATCCAGTGAAGGTCTAGTGTTTAAGCGCCGGGTGTCCATACTCATTAGGGGCTCTGACGGGTCTCACTGACATAATTGAGATCATGTCGGCCGCTTATTTATTATGCATACACCAGTTGTTAACCGCATAAACCATCTTATTATCTATTTTCGAATAAttgatgttttaaaaaataataataatttctctATGAGAAGACCATCAATATCGCCTtaggattattattatttttcaatgaaattaAATATGGATCATAGCTTCTAATAATGAACCTCTTCtaattattgtaaaaaaaaaaaaaaaaaaaaaacctcctcctcctcctcctcctccatcctCCTCCATCCTTAATACATCATCTAATATTCATCATCTTATCAAAAAGTATGAATCAACTATCATATAttcattataacaacatatctcttttacttacattctttttaacattaacactcattatttatgaaTCTCACAGTACActcaatcatcttaaaattatattatattaaataaatatattttaaaatatttaaatactgatttttaaaaataagtatcaCAACTTAAATACCTATATCGCTATGGTAAACTATAAATCCTAAATCCTACACCTTAAAAATCAATATCACAACTTAAACATCAGCACCGTTGtagtgttaattttttaaaaataataaaaaataacataTTTCGACTTTAGAGCACTAGAGAAATCCACAAAAGTTGGAATGGATCCAATGAGAACTCTCAAGGTTCATTAATGAGTTTTAATCTAGGggatttgaaattttgaaaaattgacaTGTAATATAAGAGAGTAGTATAGTGAAGGTATTTATGGTGATCACGCTTAGTTCTGACATTCTTATAATAAGTTATGTATATGTGTCAATTGTCATAATGTTATAAACTTTGAAAATCCTCTGATCACTTCTGTTAATGACTTCAAACTGGTATCTTTAGATACAAATACACTCTGGGGCATTTTATAAACCTATAGTGCTTAGAATGAGTCtgatcggagctctctaggttatCAATAAGTTTTGAGTGAACTCATTAATGGACCTAgaaattagatttttgaaaagttGATATGTAATGAAAGAGGGTAATGCAATGAAGGTATTTATGATATTCATGCTAGTTCAATAGTTCGGACATTCCTATAATAAGTTGTGGTGTTCATGCTAACGACTAATCCAAGGCTCAGTCCTAGCGATTTACCACCACTatccttctccttctcggatACCTTCTAGAGGTAGAGAAATTGCTTACAACCTGTTCTTGTAAAAAGTATAACAAACatataaatacaaatacaaatacaaataaaagtaCAAACAACTTTACAGATAACATCTTGTTTAGGACACTTTTTTGTTACTTGGAATTGTCACTTGTTTGTTTGGAAACAGAATAGCACTTCGTCCTCAAACCTCCAATAACTAGCACCTTCGATTACCTCTAAAACCCTCTTTTAAAGGTTGTTACTCGTGTTGATTTCTGCCTACTAATTGATTGCTAGATTTCATCAATTGACTATCATATCAAATCCGACCATTTAGACATACAGAACGACTCTTTCCACACATTTTAACTAATATCAGTCGATTGTTGAACCATACAATTAATTGGTAGCCTCTTGTCAAATTAAACAATAGATTTTGCAACGTTCTATTAACTGCTACAATACCATCAGTCAATTGTTTGAACCTAGCAATCGATTGCACTATAAAACACTGTAGTGATATCCCCTAAACTTAATTACTATAGCAAACGCTGAAGCTACTATAgcaaaacttaattttcaaagtTTAGCATTTGCAATAAACTCTAGTTACTGTAGCAAGCCTAGCTACTATAATAGTAACCCTAATTACTGTAGCAAACTCTAAAAACACCTCAAATCCTAATTTCGAGGTTTAGAGTCCATCAATCAATTGATTCACCCAATTAATTGACTAATATTTATGTTTTAGCCTTACTAAGGCTGAATTCTCATTTTGTCCGATATCCAATTGAATTCAATCTATCAAGACTTTGTTAGAaccaaaaaaatttagatattattataataatatgatattgtccactttaggcataagccttcatggttttatttttgggttcTACTGAACCGTCCCCTCAAGTCTATCCTCTTGATGTCATCtaatccttgacccaccaggactttcctgcccctcgatcctgttggttgctactcgaagaacctaatggttccactttacaaaaattttgtacaaaggtctgaaccttttcctagctaccatgtgttcttttaaattaaacttggatcacctgcggaacttaacacgtttgatcctaagtttaatttatttgttcttttaggtttagacttggatttcctgcggaacttaacacgttcgatccaaatcacctacgtcacgaagacaattaaatatctatttccaaaattggcttccagtactgcatggcgaggtacatggccttcttggatatgggagcaaccaccaccgactagacaaagccttttaaggaaattaaatatttaactttcccatagtaaccctaggttaaccactaagaacaatcaaatcacaaggaaaagaaaaaaaaacaaaagaacacaacttcgaaaactaattcgaaaaattagaatcgcatgcctcttgtatttggtatttttacaaagaaacaaaactaacatgatgcggaaaataattattagttatacctttctttgtgaataatgacctcttgatcttctaccgtattcctcttctaatctcggacattgtgtgggcaacgatcttccgagacgagaaccacctagcgccttcttctccttccttcaagtttcggccaagcacaaaacttccaaaaaatgaagaactttttcaccaaccaagctccaagggatgtaagctttctctccttcttctccaagctaagatccggccaccacttgatctccaagaaagatgagaggtccggccacaccaaggagaggagagactTTGAagaagccggccacaccaaggaagaaaatgttggtgcaaccctaggtcaaggttgacctggttgacccgactcgaggtgacttgactcgagttgtattttgatgtttgacttgggaagattgttggtgcaaccctaggtcaaggttgacctggttgacccgactcgaggtgacttgactcgagttgtattttgatgtttgacttgggaagattgtcggtgcaaccttaggtcaaggttaacctagttgagttgcatgtttgacactcgtgagagagttctattcttgatgtgagacaagaatagatggttgggagattattggtacaaccctaggtcaaggttgacctggttgacctgaaaagtccaagtatggagacttggcattggaaaagtccaagcagggagcttggcacgcgaaaagtccaagtatggagacttggcactggagaagtccaagcagggagcttggcacggaaaagtcaaagagggagcttggcacgaggaaagtcctaactaggatgttaggcggtggaaagtccctggtgagtgaagccggcggtgGGAAAGTCTAAGCGGGATTTTGGCGGTTGGAAAGTCACAGTAATGAagcggcggtgggaaagtcctaagctggatgttaggcggtgtggaaagtcctagtgagtgaagcgaggcggtgggaaagtcctaactgggatgttaggcggttggaaagtccagtgagtgaagccgagcgtagaaagtcctaatcgggatgttaggcggtgtggaaatcatggtgagtgaagccggtgaaagtcccagtgagtgaagccagcaagaaaaatccggatggatcaaggatgatcggacatcggtgttgagaaggtcaagtaggtcgagggagtgacggatacttgacacgaagagaaagtccaagtgggtcaaaggattgaccggacacttggtggagagtcttagcaggtcaaggagtgaccggatgctaagtatgatgtaccaacagtcaaggttgaccggatgttggtttgggagacttgggacttggtttgggcaaaaccaagctctggatcgatcagcgatctgtgggttatctgatcgatgcggtgaccgatcgataacaaacgAAGGCAAAGCGCttaagctgatcggtcccgggaccgatcaagatgaagctgatcggtctcacgaccgatcgaGGACGAGAGAGGTGGGATCGCGGACCGATCCGGGCTGATCGGTCCGCAGGCATCGATCAGAAACAGTTGGGCAACTTTAcggagcaatctgatcggtctagggaccaaTCAGCCgaggctgatcggtcccgcaccgatcgaagATCTGGACCGATCGGTGGAACCGATCGGTCCGCATTCACCGCTGAGTCACAACGGTCGCCCGCCTTCTCCGCCGCTTTTGCGTGttcgcagttataaaaggagatcaaggctttggtgctacttcttcttctccttcttcctgtccttcttgtgcttgagctttgttgagctcctccaaagcttcgcgtgagcttccggctgggagttgctgcttcatccagccgacaagaaggcaagctagggttattacattcttgtattgtacttagtttcttgctgtattctggtactcctgtttatcttgctgttgcaagacattgtggcgaggtttctccacccagaaggagtttgatttagccgattttcccggggactcatccaccgacggattgataggcttcgtccaccttacggacacgccgaggagtaggagtatcatctccgaacctcgttacatccttgcgttgaggtttgatttcttctcctgttttctttctgcatttagtttccgctgcgctaaccctagtttgtagaaagaaacgcgagcaattggggtcggctattcacacccccctctctagccgtacaaaggatcctaacaagtggtatcagagcaaggtttgctcttcatcggattaacacccggggacacgagctagaggatggatctactcggagaagatgtcaccattccacccttctacgaatgcggtgacttcgcgtattggaaggtaaggatgaagtactttcttatgactaacataatgaattggttttgtgtacaagaaggttttactcctccggtggaaaaggaaggaaaacctcttgagaagaaggagtggaccaaagaacaaattcacaaatccgaaatcaacgaagaggtaacgagaataattgaattttcattgcctactaacatcttgtgtaagataggttacaacaatgccaaggaattatgggataacttggccaagtaccatgaggagagctccacttcaaatcatgaagaggagacaagtgagtcatcaagtagctcacatcatgaaggagaggaattagaagttgagggttactcaacatctaaggacgaagaggaggagagttcttcttcaagttcggagcaagaagaagaagattctacctccgaaagggatgaaaaagagagctcgcatccaccctcaaccctaggtaactcaagcaatttaagttcaattaaattacacattatgtgctttgagtgtagggaacatagatattacaagagtaagtgtccgaagagggtaagaaagactccaccggcgccaaaggtcaaggaagccggagtcccgaaacacaagggcaaggagcacatcgtgtgcttccaatgcaagcaaaggggacactataggagccattgtccgagggggaggcaacctcacaagggcaagagaccgggcacatcgataggggagctaaggcaaaccctaaggtaacctctaaggttcatttttgcaattctaataaaatgcatgctaggaattttattgcacttgtcgataataacaagcatgataatcttaggaatcaatacaagtgcttaggtgccaagcatgtcaacctagatagggatactattAGGAATGCTAActctaggattaacacttctaaggttaaggaaaacctaggtagaagcCCCAAAAGagctagacatatgcctaggaacacctcaagaaagaatgacaaatcaaaacttgaggtattagaaaaggaaaatcaagtcttgaggtcaagacttgactccttagaaaaggctcttaaggatttgactctagactctaggggtcaaaaaccaatgtccaaggacaagaaaggtttgggtcacaaacctaagtcccaagtggccaagcccacttatcatagtgttccattcgagtatggaacaaaacctagggctaggaagaccaccaccaaggtcacaaggggagtcacccctagagttgatcttgatgagtctcaaatgaccaaggctttaaagcctaagagggtcattaggagggttgctagggaagtaatccctagtgaatatttagtgaacccaatgagctcaaataggtattgggttcctaggagcatcctctctacctcatagatgggttagagagtgtcaactccgcttAGAAGGATAGTtagcccaactttgaggaaattgacactcaaggagcattttcaaggttttgttaacctttgaaaatgaaatagaattactagttactccttgaagagttaaatgtgcctaatggtggaaatatcatttttaatcttaagtggcacaatttgaggaaaacctagagaaataccataattgggattttggtttctcttagggatataagggcaatctaggattagatgttaaattagctaagtgattaaggatacttagataggtaatctaggtatttcatttgtgctaacttaccatgattgtttgccatatgtcatgtcatgacatcatatttaatttatgatcatttgaaatgtcatgataatgcttaggttatttatatgtcatgctttagttaagtttcatactttatgtcatgacatcatgacattggcacatacttttatttatgatattatttcatgccatgtcatcatctcttgcattaataatcaatgaatttgatttaaggataaaaacacattttgatattgagatcaaagtgtagtttagcaaatgcatgagaacttagcctaagataacctaaacccatatctcacatcaaaattgacttggatgtgtttgatacactttagatgtgtgtgagatattaggatcatgagttaggatcaaggtgcatagttcttgtacgtagatgagcctaattcaagaaattggggatcatagggaaagcttatgtacaagtcatgtacatttagccctaagattatggtcctaaattaaaaggtttaaaatcattttaaaattgatttggaaaaccttgatgaagcttttctagtgatagcattcatcattgagcaagatgatacaaagatgacttaactttgaactatttcaaagtcttttgaactttgtatcaagatttgaaaatggaagttattttcatagaaaattatttttccttgatagtatatgctatgaggaatgtatcctcaaaattttatgatttttgaaattttctgtaattttctgtgagtttctgaatttctcccggggagaaaaatcagaaatctctgatttcagaggctggatcggtcactggaccgatccagggaaggctggatcggtctggggaccgatccagagggattctgatcggtccggtgaccgatcaggcgtgctgaatttgctgaaattcgactgtggtctgaaatttcagctgtgggagttgagattcgggtttctaaaggtttgaaactctccaagacattgttggtgcaatggtcaagggggagttgacctttagggggagtcctaactaattgtcaagggggagttgacttttaaggggagtttttactccttaagactcttgaggattagtgatatgggattgtcactaagttgattgttgagtttagtatcaagggggaaattaagagttcctatgaaaggtatgggactttcattaggaagaaactcttgaccttgataccctcctttttctttttgatgtgtgtcaaaaaggggagagtgttcattggagaattattggagaacccaagttaggttatcgggttaacctaagctaggggaagaatgtcaaggaatgttcgaggaagaacattggaattctttttgatgtgtgtcaaaaagggggagaattattggagaacccaagttaggttatcgcgttaacctaaggggagaatgtccagagaatgttcaaggaaagaacattggacctaagttaggttatcgggttaacctaacttgattatgagttttgtcaaacatcaaaaagggggagattgttggtgcaaccctaggtcaaggttgacctggttgacccgactcgaggtgacttgactcgagttgtattttgatgtttgacttgggaagattgttggtgcaaccctaggtcaaggttgacctggttgacccgactcgaggtgacttgactcgagttgtattttgatgtttgacttgggaagattgtcggtgcaaccttaggtcaaggttaacctagttgagttgcatgtttgacactcgtgagagagttctattcttgatgtgagacaagaatagatggttgggagattattggtacaaccctaggtcaaggttgacctggttgacctgaaaagtccaagtatggagacttggcactggaaaagtccaagcagggagcttggcacgcgaaaagtccaagtatggagacttggcactggagaagtccaagcagggagcttggcacgggaaaagtccaagcagggagcttggcacgagggaaagtcctaactaggatgttaggcaggtggaaagtcctggtgagtgaagccaggcagtgggaaagtcctaactgggattttaggcagttggaaagtcctggtaatgaagccaggcagtgggaaagtcctaactgggatgttaggcagtgtggaaagtcctagtgagtgaagcgggGCAAGGGAAAGTCCAGATGGATTTAGGGCGGTTGGAAATctggtgtggagaagtctaagtgggaAGGATTGGGCGGTGtggaaatcatggtgagtgaagcggtgaaagtcacgtgagtgaagccgagcagaaaaatccggatggatcgaggatgatcggacatggtgttgagaaggtcaagtaggtcgagggagtgaccggatacttgacacgaagagaaaagtccaagtgggtcaaggattgaccggacacttggtggagagtcttagcaggtcaagggagtgaccggatgctaagtatgatgtaccaacagtcaagattgaccggatgttggtttgggagacttgggacttggtttgggcaaaaaccaagctcggatcgt contains:
- the LOC122008591 gene encoding ricin B-like lectin R40G3; its protein translation is MEFPFGHHHRRDNDDEEQPYPPPGHHHGPGHSHGHQPPSFYGGEEEGRRPAYPPVQNVPHHGGSGYGEHQPHPPPSSGYYGGGTGSGDEYGRPNFPPVQHVAHEGGGGYGEPRPHSFGHHGGEHNYDRPPSYSSGGCPTGGHGGRVEEPSKLQQPTVRIFTRADENYSLSIRDGKVVLVRNDPSDQYQHWIKDMRYSTKVKDQEGFPSFCLINKATGEAVKHSIGATHPVRLVPYNPDYLDESVLWAESGDTGNGFRCIRMINNIGLNFDAFHGDKDHGGVRDGTTVVLWEWLKGHNQQWKIVPY